In Hyphomicrobiales bacterium, the DNA window TCGATCGGCTGGTGCGAGCCGCGCTCTCGCTGGCGTCATTGACGAGCAGGAAGACGAATGTGGGCATGGCCACGACCAGCAGCCCCGCGACCAACAAAGAAAAGGCTCCCGCGAAACGGTCGAAAATCCGACCGGCGCCGTACGCATCGCTCGACATGACGTGCCCCATACTCGACTTGCAACTGCTACCCCAGGGCACAGATAGAGCAAACAGCGGGCCAGTCCAACAACTTAATGGACAGTGAATATCTCTATTTCGGTATTGGTTTATATCACGGACGACGGCTAGACCCCACGCTGGCAGCTAGCTTGGCTGCATCCTGAGGGCACCGTCCAGCCGGATCGTCTCGCCGTTCAGCATGTCGTTCTCGCAAATGTGCTGAACGAGCGCCGCGTATTCGTCCGCTCTGCCGAGCCTGGAGGGGAAGGGCACGCCACGCGCCAGGTTGCGGCGGACCTCCTCGGGCAGGCCATCGACCATCGGGGTATGGAAGAGTCCGGGCAAGATCGCCATCACGCGGATGCCCTCGCGCGCGAGGTCGCGAGCCACCGGCAGTGTCAGCGCGGCCACACCACCCTTCGACGCAGCATACGCCGCCTGACCGATCTGACCGTCCTCGGCCGCGATCGAGGCCGTATTGACGATCACCCCCCGCGTGCCATCCGGCCCGAGCGGGGCCAGCGTCGACATCCCGGCGGCCGCGCGTGACAGCATCACGAAGGTGCCGACGAGATTGACGCGGATGGTGCGCTCGAAGACCGCGATATCGTGCGCCACCGGCGCACCCGATTCGCGGTCGCGGCGGACGGTTTTCTGCGCTGTTGCGATGCCGGCGCAGTTGACCAGGATGCGCTCTTGCCCGTGCGCGGCCCGCGCCTGCCCGAGGGCAGCATCGACGCTCGCCGGGTCCGCGACATCGCAGCGCACGAACAGCCCGCCGAAGCTGCCGGCAACCACCTTTCCGCGCTCGGCATCGAGATCGAAGACCGCAACCTTGACGCCAGCCGCCGCGAGCCGCCGCGCCGTCGCCTCGCCGAGGCCCGATGCCGCACCGGTCACCACCGCGCTGATGCCACTGTCGAGCTTCATTCGAGCCTCCCTGCGTTCGCGACCATCGTTGGCGATCCCGACCATTTGCCATGGCGCGTGTACCAGCGATAGGCTGAAGGCGGGTGACCGTTGAAAGCAAGGACGAACGGGGCCACTTCGACGATCTGTTCGAGAGGATGGAATGCCGGTGGATTCGACCCGAGACAGCACCGACGGACAGGCTGACGAGGACTTGGCGGTCAAGCTCGCCGAGGTTCGCGACGGTTTCTGGAGGAAGCTCGCAGGGATCGCGGCGCGCCTGCCGTTCGCCGAGGATCTCGTTGCCGCCTACTACTGCACTATGGACCCGCGGACGCCGACGCGCGTGCGCATGACGCTTCTTTCGGCGCTCGCCTACTTCATATTGCCATTGGACACCTTGCCGGACTTCATCGTCGGGCTCGGCTACACGGACGACGCGGCCGTTCTGGCCCTCGCCATGCGCATGGTCAGCGAACACATCCGACCGCCGCACCGCGAGGCGGCACGCAGCGCGCTCGATCGTCTTGCGCGCGACCCGGCCACCCCGCTTTCCTGAGGCCAGCTCCACGAGCCCGCCCGGTCGCTCAAAGCGACAGCACGACCTTTCCCTTGGCCTCGCGACGCTCGATGACCCCGAGCGCCTCTTGGATGCGTGCGAGCGGGAACGTGCCGTGGATGCGGGGCGCGAGCTTTCCCTCGGCACACCAGCCGAGCAGCTCCTCGAGCTGGCGGACGTGACCGACCGGATCGCGCTCCGTCGACTTGCCCCAGAACACGCCGACCACGTCGACGCTCTTCAGCAGGATGAGATTGAGCGCGAAGCGCGGGATCTCGCCCCCGGCAAAGCCGATCACCAGATAGCGCCCGCCCCAAGCCAGCGAGCGCAGTGCCGGTTCGGCCTTGTCGCCCCCGACGCAGTCGTAGACGACATCGACGCCGCCCTCGCCCGCCGCCTCGCGCAGCGCCTGCCTCAGGTCCACCGCGTCGTAGTTGATCGCGACATCGGCGCCATGCGCCCGCGCCACGGCGAGCTTGTCCTCGCTCGAGGCGAGCGCGATGACGCGCGCCCCGAGCAACTTCGCGATCTCCACGGCGGCGAGACCGGCCCCACCGGCCGCTCCGAGCACGGCGACCGTTTCGCCGCCGGCGAGCCGTCCCCTCTCGGCGAGACCGTGGTAGGCGGTGCCGTAGGTCACGGCGACGCCAGACGCCACGGCATCGCTGACCCGCATCGGCACCCGCGCCAGGAGTTCTTCGCGCACCACCACCTTCTCGCGCGCCCCACCATGGCCGATGAAGGCAGCGACACGGTCGCCGATCCGAACGCGTTGCACACCGGGCCCCACTCCCGCCACGATTCCCGCGATCTCCGCCGCCGGCGAGAAGGGCAGGTCGGGCTTCACCTGGTAACGGTTGCGGACCATCAAGGTATCGAGGAAGTTGAGCCCTGCCGCGGTCACCCGGATCAGGCATTCGCCAGGGCCGGGCACCGGATCGGTGATCTCCTCGATCGTGAGGCCATCGATCCCGTCGAATGACTTGCAGAGCGCGGCTTTCATGTGTGATGCCTCTGGTAGTGCCTCGCGATGCGGGCTGGTGGGTGTGCGCGGTGCGCGCGGCCGTCGTGGTTCGCGCCTGACGCAGGACCCTCTAGCGCAGCGCATCCAACGTTCGCTACCCGCTCGCAGCACGGTTTCGAACCAAACGTCGGATGCATAAACTGCAATAGAATCAAAAACTTGCTAGTATTCCTCTTGACTTCGACACTTGGTCGATCGAGTGCCGCAAAGGGTACCGAATGTCGGAGCCGGAACACTAGTCGGCCCGCCGCGGCGAGGCAACGGGTTCGGTCGGTATGGCCGGCATCACAAGGGAGCGCTCCGCGAACGTCGGCACGGCGAGCGGACACCGAAACATGCGCGGCTATTTCGCGATCGGGATCGAGGGTGTCTCCAAACCGATGAACGTCGGCAGCCTGGTGCGCAGCGCCCATGCCTTCGGCGCGGCGTTCGTGTTCACCGTCGCCGCTCACCCCCGAACCCGCGAGGCGCCCTCCGACACCTCGCACGCGTGTGAAAACCTCCCCGTCTATCGCTGGCGGAGCATCGATGAGATGGCGCTCCCAACGGGCTGCACACTGGTCGCCGTCGAATTCACCGAGGGTGCCATCGAGCTGCCGAGCTACCGCCATCCTCGCCGCGCCGCCTACGTTCTCGGCCCTGAACGTGGTGCCGTTTCGCAAGCCATGCGCTCACGCTGTGCTCATGTCATAAAGATACCCACGTCTTTCTGCATCAACGTGGCGACAGCCGGCGCCATCGTCATGTACGATCGTTTGCGTTGTCATGGTGGTTTTCCGGAGCGTCCAGTGATGCCCGGTGGTCCGGTCGAGCCCGCCAACCAGCACGTTCATGGCCGGCCACGGCTACGCCGCGCCGAGGAAGGCGAGCCGTGAACCGCAGGTTTTACCCTCGAAGGGGTTGACGTCGCAGTCCCCGAGCACGCAAAAGCGACACACCCCATGCACCGTTCGCGTCTTTTCAAGAAACGAGAGCAGGCAACCATGCGATTGATCATCACCCTGATAGCTGGCCTCGTCCTGATCGCGGGCGCCCCGTCGGCGAACGCTCAGTCAGGCGCGCAGTTCATCGAGAAGTTCAACGATTGGTCGGTCTTCTCGCACGATGGGCCGAACGGCAAGCTCTGCTTCGCCGTATCCCAACCCAAGGATTTCGAGCCCAAGAACGCCGAGCGGGGCGAAGTCTACTTCTACGTCTCCTCCTGGCCGAAGGACGGCGTGACGAACGAGATCAGCGTGAAGATCGGTTACGACTTTTCGCGTGACGCCACCACGGTCATCACGATCGGCTCCGACAACTTCGAGCTGTTCAACAACGGCGACAAGGCGTTTGTCGAAAGTGCGGCCACCGAGCGCCGGCTGGTCGATGCCATGCGTCGCGGCTCGCGGATGGTGGTCAAGGGCACGTCCGACCGCGGAACCGCGACCACCGACACCTACTCGCTTTCGGGGATCACCGCCGCCCTCAACCACGTCGCCAAGGTCTGCGAATAGGCGCGCGGCGCTGGAGACCGGCCCCGAAGCGGTGAAGGTGCCTTTTCGGAGCCGCTCGGCAGGGACCTCCATTTTGGCTCCGGCGACGACAGTGACCATGCTCGCAGCGCCGACATTTCTCCCCAGGGATCTTGTGTCGGTGCGCCCTCCTCGCCACACTCCTGGCGCGCGCCGCGAGAGGACCGACCAAGCTGTCGAGGGCGCGCCCGCCGTGCTTTCGACGAAGGTCACCACCGCCAGATGACACGAGTACTCGACACCCTCCCTGGGGACGCGCCGCGACCAATCCCTGGGCGCGAGAGCGACGGCCTCTCGTTGCCCAGCGCGGCCCCCGAAGGCGCGGCCCCGCCGCATGCCCGGGAGCTGGAGCCGGCCGGCCGCCGTGAAAGCCCAAGTCTCATCGGCCTATCGCCCGATGGTTTCGACCAGATCCTCCGCGCTGTCGGAGTGCCGGACCGACAGTTACGCATGCGGCGCCAGCAGTTCGACCGCTGGCTCTACGTCCACGGCGCCACCAGCTTCGATCAGATGACCAATATTTCGAGGCCGTTGCGCACCGCGCTCGCCAGCCAAGCGACGCTCGCCCGACCCGAGATCGTCGCCGAGCAGATTTCGAACGACGGGACCCGCAAGTGGCTGCTGCGCTTGGCCGGCGATGGCACGTCGCGGCGCCCCCCCGAGGTCGAGACGGTCTACATCCCCGAATCCGATCGCGGCACCCTCTGCATCTCGAGTCAGGTCGGCTGCACGCTCACCTGCTCGTTCTGCCACACTGGCACGCAGCGGCTCGTGCGCAACCTGACGGCCGGCGAGATCCTCGCCCAGATATTCGTTGCGCGCGACCGACTCGGCGACTGGCCCGGCGGCGTACGCCCCAACGACGGCCTCGTGCCCGAGAGCGAACGCGCCATCACCAACATCGTCCTCATGGGCATGGGCGAGCCACTCTACAATTTCGACAACGTGCGCGACGCCATGCTGCGCGCCAGCGACGGGGACGGCCTCGGCATCTCGCGCCGCAGGATTACCCTTTCGACCTCGGGCGTCGTCCCCGAGATCGGTCGATGGGGTGAGGAGGCGGGCACCATGCTCGCCATCTCGCTGCACGCCGTGCGCGATGCCTTGCGCGACGAACTGGTGCCGATCAACCGCAAATGGCCGATCGCGGAATTGCTCGCGGCCTGCCGCGACTACCCCGGGCTTTCCAACGCCAAGCGCATCACCTTCGAATACGTCATGCTGAAGGACGTGAACGACAGTCTCGCCGATGCCCGAGAGCTCGTCCGCCTCCTCGCCGGAATACCGGCCAAGATCAATCTCATCCCTTTCAATCCATGGCCCGGCTCGCCTTACGAGTGCTCGAGCTGGGAGCAGATCGAGCGTTTCGCCGAAGTGGTCAATCGGGCGGGCTATGCGAGCCCCGTGCGCACGCCGCGCGGGCGCGACATCAT includes these proteins:
- a CDS encoding TrmH family RNA methyltransferase, whose translation is MRGYFAIGIEGVSKPMNVGSLVRSAHAFGAAFVFTVAAHPRTREAPSDTSHACENLPVYRWRSIDEMALPTGCTLVAVEFTEGAIELPSYRHPRRAAYVLGPERGAVSQAMRSRCAHVIKIPTSFCINVATAGAIVMYDRLRCHGGFPERPVMPGGPVEPANQHVHGRPRLRRAEEGEP
- a CDS encoding zinc-binding dehydrogenase, which codes for MKAALCKSFDGIDGLTIEEITDPVPGPGECLIRVTAAGLNFLDTLMVRNRYQVKPDLPFSPAAEIAGIVAGVGPGVQRVRIGDRVAAFIGHGGAREKVVVREELLARVPMRVSDAVASGVAVTYGTAYHGLAERGRLAGGETVAVLGAAGGAGLAAVEIAKLLGARVIALASSEDKLAVARAHGADVAINYDAVDLRQALREAAGEGGVDVVYDCVGGDKAEPALRSLAWGGRYLVIGFAGGEIPRFALNLILLKSVDVVGVFWGKSTERDPVGHVRQLEELLGWCAEGKLAPRIHGTFPLARIQEALGVIERREAKGKVVLSL
- the rlmN gene encoding 23S rRNA (adenine(2503)-C(2))-methyltransferase RlmN, whose product is MTRVLDTLPGDAPRPIPGRESDGLSLPSAAPEGAAPPHARELEPAGRRESPSLIGLSPDGFDQILRAVGVPDRQLRMRRQQFDRWLYVHGATSFDQMTNISRPLRTALASQATLARPEIVAEQISNDGTRKWLLRLAGDGTSRRPPEVETVYIPESDRGTLCISSQVGCTLTCSFCHTGTQRLVRNLTAGEILAQIFVARDRLGDWPGGVRPNDGLVPESERAITNIVLMGMGEPLYNFDNVRDAMLRASDGDGLGISRRRITLSTSGVVPEIGRWGEEAGTMLAISLHAVRDALRDELVPINRKWPIAELLAACRDYPGLSNAKRITFEYVMLKDVNDSLADARELVRLLAGIPAKINLIPFNPWPGSPYECSSWEQIERFAEVVNRAGYASPVRTPRGRDIMAACGQLKSASERLSARARRASESAAGDPAS
- a CDS encoding SDR family NAD(P)-dependent oxidoreductase, which produces MKLDSGISAVVTGAASGLGEATARRLAAAGVKVAVFDLDAERGKVVAGSFGGLFVRCDVADPASVDAALGQARAAHGQERILVNCAGIATAQKTVRRDRESGAPVAHDIAVFERTIRVNLVGTFVMLSRAAAGMSTLAPLGPDGTRGVIVNTASIAAEDGQIGQAAYAASKGGVAALTLPVARDLAREGIRVMAILPGLFHTPMVDGLPEEVRRNLARGVPFPSRLGRADEYAALVQHICENDMLNGETIRLDGALRMQPS
- a CDS encoding DUF1232 domain-containing protein; the protein is MPVDSTRDSTDGQADEDLAVKLAEVRDGFWRKLAGIAARLPFAEDLVAAYYCTMDPRTPTRVRMTLLSALAYFILPLDTLPDFIVGLGYTDDAAVLALAMRMVSEHIRPPHREAARSALDRLARDPATPLS